A segment of the Takifugu flavidus isolate HTHZ2018 chromosome 7, ASM371156v2, whole genome shotgun sequence genome:
tcctttttcattttatattaGGCAACAATATAGTGCATCGAGTCCCAAATTCAAAAACATCTTCTGAATATGGGAAACTTTTTCTGGttgctgtttcttttgtttaacaATACAGCATAATTCACCAGAACTCTCCACCAGAACCACATATCCCCATGCCCTCCATCTTAATGTTAAAAGCCCGAGACATTAGAAGAAATATGGGCTGATCAgtggctgctctgctctttacTCCAGAGATAAAATCAGCACACGCTCACTGATGCTTCTTTATTAGATTGGATACAGAAGTTACCTCCAGCTCTTCCGCTGAATAAACTAACCCTAAAACTTAACAGTTCAAGCCAAAATCTGGAGCCAGGTGGAATGTGACAAGGTGAAACATGTTAGGGGACGCGCTAACGCACACTGCAGCACACCCGTGTCCTCATATCTCACACACAGTCCACTGACATCATTTGAAACTGCAGCTGAGAGATGTTAGATGTTGATAatacatctgtctgtctctccttttATTGCTCTGGCAAATGTCAGACACCAGCTCACCATGGAGCGACTAACTGCAGCTTCAAGGCTTATTCACATACATTCACAAATCAATTGTTGCTTCCAACTGCTAGCTCTTTGTTCTCCCTCAGCTTCTGCAGACTTTCAAGCTTTATTGTTCTGAAATATTCCTGCTTGTTGGACTTAGGCAGCTCCAGAACATGTTGGAATAGGTTCACTTTCAGGCCTGCTTTTAGGAAACGTGCGTTGTGAGTGACAGAGATGATCTCCTGGCTGAAGAATGGAtggaaaatgcttcttttttttttagccgaCCACCTACCCGGCCAACGGAAAGGCTGCGTTTTTCACTACCTGACAGCGCACGTTGAGAGATCCCCATTGTGTCAGATAAAGTGGAGGAAGTAGATTAGTTTGTCAAACAACTGCCATGCTGGAGGGATCGCTTCTAAACTGGAAATCCATCATATCCGAGAGCCACAAACGTACTTTTCCAAAACATGTACTTGTATTTTTAGTCATGGCAGGATGAACTGTGAAATGTGAGCTCACGTTGTGTGCACACCTCAGCAAGTAAGAAACGTCCACATGTCCTGATGTGGAAGACATCTGTGGACATCATAATGACTTCATTTatgttcatttattcatattaaacaaatgtatttacacCCCCAGCTGACCCACCTCTCGTTTCTTCTTTCGTGTTTCCTTTCAGGCAGCTATTCACAGAGGCGGTGAAGAGATGGTCTGTCAACATGgacccccgacccccccctcACAGGGGTGTTTCTTGTGCTTCCTGTAACATCATCCCCTCAGGTTGTGATCAGGGTCATTGCAACAGAGATTATTAAGCAtcagccggaggaggaggacgaggagggctCTAAACAATGTGGAGGATTGTGGTGGcacattctcctcctccttccgcTCCAGTCCAGAACTTTTGTAACGTGAGGTCAGAGACAAATCCAACCTGTTGCCAGGTTTCACACAACACGCGCGGCACAATTTATGCATAACCTTGAATTCAGCGGCGGGCGGGACGTCGGCTGATAAGGTTGGCGACACATACCGGCTTAAACACGTCGCTCCAGCTGTCATGACAGGAGCAGGACTGAAGAGGTTGGAAATGTCCCCGAATCTGAATATTTGCTGAAGCCTGTTGATTTGTGCTAATTTATATGTAAACAATGGCAAACTCCGCAAAGACCTGTTTGACCCTTTTttcataatttatttaaaaaaacaaaacaatgaaggacattttttttatcGTAAAAAGTTTTTATTACAAATGTCTTTTAAGTTATGTACTGTGTATACTCATTCCAGCATGCCTGTTAAATTCTGTGTACTTTATCCTTTGAGTGCTCTAAATTCTTGAACGTTAGGGAAACGATCATCAGTCTGCTCCGGTTACAACCATTCCTCAGCAAACGGTGATCCGGAAGGCACGTCTGGAATCTCAACACCTATACAATTACAatttctaaaattaaaaaaaaaaacactattgATTGTATATCACGCCAGCTCTGCTGCTTTTTGCGTGTAGCTTCAGTGCATTTAtgtgcatttaaataaatatatggcATCAACTATGCTGTGTCCCATTTGGTTTGACCTCCCTTTACCAGGTTACCAGTCTGCTGTTATTCAGACCGTTTAATCTCTTTTATTTACCAGTATTAAATAGCTTTCATAAAGGATGCACCATTCGGGACCCGGTCATGGCTAAATACACACAAAAGCCCTTGTCGAACTACAAGTTGCTTTAACTGGACACATCTCTCACGTCCCCCCACCACAAAAAAATCCTCAGAAGATGACACACTCAGCAGTTTGGACTGCAAACGCTGCTAGTAAGCAACCAGCACAATATGAGGAAACCGGCCGCACATGAAAGACTGACGCACTCACAGCCAGGTGTCCGCGTAACCCCGGGGTCAGCATCACGCTTGCTCTCTCCAGCTGTAATGGCAACGGAGAGGAAGGCGCCGCTTGCTATCAAAACAAAAGTGCAAGCGCTGACTCGGGGGGGTTCAGAGCTGAGATTAGggtgcattttctttttaatccctcactctccttttttcccttttacaaAAAATTCTCCTTTGTTGGATTTACTTCCAGATAAATGACTGTGACAACACTGGAGTGGTGGTCTTTACCTTTTGATTTTAGGTTGCTCGTCAATATATAGTCAATCAATTGCAACTATAACCACTTTAATAACGATGTTTTGCTAGAGGTCACTGGCACCCCCCTTCCCATTCCAGATGTGTTTACCAGGCAGTcgtgattaaaaaagaaaaaaggagccgCATATCCAACTCCTCAGCTTCTTctttcctgcttctctctctgaACCTTTGGTCCCTATTGCCGTGTACATAGCAACCGTTTTCCCATCACCCATCCGTTGGGTAACGAAGAGGACGTGTCAATAAAAACATGGTTACATATTGACAAGAAGGCCGGGTTTCTGGTGTATTTCAAATAAATCTGTGTCCCGGCAATTGCAACAGAGAATAGTGAAAGTGCACTTTTAGGATCCTGACCTTCCTGGAACTGTTGTCACCAACGCTCTGTTAACCTTTACACTGAATGCTCCTCCAGTTCCTTGTGTGCACTGAAGGAACAAACCCAAACCACTGGTTAGTGTGCTTCGTGGTAGTAAATTCCGGTCTGCCTGGCAAACAGGAAGGAGACAACTGAGAAATCTCTGCCACagctgacatctgcagcagtttAAAAAGCAGATGCCACCAGGGAGCTTTTATCTCTCTAGTTATTTTGTTGCACACAGCAACAATTAATTGCAGTTAAGGTTGATCTTTGGattattataatatataatgaTTGATAATGGAGCTGGCAGGGGCAGAGGCTTTAAACTTTAGCCCACGTCTGAGTCCATAATGTCTCTCCAGCTCACCATTTCCTCATTCTACATCATTGTGCTAAAGGGTAAAAGTATTCCATAAGATACACTTGTAAATGCACGTAACCTATCAGACTGGCAGTGAATAATTCACTTGCTGTCTCAGTTTCCTTGAGCATATAATCCAATTCTTAGTTAACTGTGTTTAAGAACTGGTGACATTTTAATATGTCGCTATCCGGATTAATCCTATATGTATAATATATATGCATCTGGATCAGGATTCTTTAAAATTGCTTGGTAGAGGTCTGTGCTCTCCAAGTGcttttgtaattattattgtttttgccACATTAACGATCTGAAAATCCTGACTGTGGTTGTATTTAAGATGATGCATTGCACTGCCAGTATAACATCATCAGGTGATGGTCCTTTCGCTGCATATATGGTTCCAACATGGGACAGTCATCACAGTTATCAGTTATCCTTGATGTGACTTGAAAGCAccattattgttttattgctCCAAGtagagaagagaaaggagacTGCAGAGGTCAGGTCCTCTCACATGACAATGAATCGCTGTGTTGACTGCAATCACATTTCCTTGGCTTGGcttctgaagtgtgtgtgtgtgtgtgtgtgtgtgtgtgtgtgtgtgtgtgtgtgagagagagagagagagagagagagagagagagagtgtgtgtgtgtaggagggggAGCtctgaaaatgggaaaaaacagCTCCGACAGGCAACAGGATGCACATGGGCCTGAGAAGGATGGTTGGCTGAATCCAGGAAATGGGtagaaaaggagaggaaggagataTTTTCTGATCACAGCTGTGTTTCGATCCAAAAAATTCCTGTTTGGAGGTACCAAGGgatgttttgttgttctttCCTTTGCCCAGAATGGGACaaaagagtgtgtttgtgcagaactCTCCATATTCATCAGaattaaattcacattttagTCACAATAACTCTTAGATGCACTACTATCTTATCTTTCCAGgtctttcttctgctctgcttcttTCCCCACAGTTCTCTTTAGCCCTAAACCTAGAATTCTCAGCCTTTCAGCACCGATAAATCCAAAAAGCTGGCCAGACAAAAAGGCATCACATTAATATTGACAATCCACGTATAAAAAAGATATAGCTATTAGATACATATAAACAACACATTTGTGCTTTCTTGTCTCGCTTAGCCTgacttccttttttttagtcTTGCTTTTAAAATCACCAAAACTGCAGTTCTTCTACAAACGAATctgcttttaaatattttttatacGCGTGTTAGCTTCATTGCATCTGGCACGTCAAACCGTCTAGTGAGCCACGTTTAACCGCGCAGCCTTCGAGAAGCAGCAGGTGCGCGTTGCACAATTTACAAGCGTGCGTAATTGTTGGTGCTGCTCAGATATGTGCACATGGTAGAGCCACGGAGACCAAACATCAGCTGAATGGTACTAAGCTCGGTTAGGCCCCTGAGGTGTGCTTTACTGGTAAAAAGACAATAGAAAATGTTCTTGAAGTCGAGCCCGACGGGCGCGCCCTTTACGCACATCCAGTGCGTCAAGAAGCGACGTCACCGCGGAAGGTCTGCAAAGCTGTactacggtgtgtgtgtgtgcgcgcgcgcgtgtgtgaacGTGTGAGTGAGGGCGAAAGAAGGGCAGTGCTCTAAAGTCTTCAAACACGCGGCGCACATCTGCATCCGCTTGTAGACCATCCCGAGTCCATCAGCGGTCGCCTGGAGAGAAGCCGTTCTACTAACCGTCGCAGGTCACCCCAAGAATAGACCCCCGCGCCCAAAGATGTAAGTTtcatctttttgtgtttgtatgcATGTGTTGGTTTTGAAGAAACTTTGGGAAGTTCGtcattatttctctttttttaaaatagcgAACGCGCCATTCAGAGAGATATTAGAAATGTTGGGACCCGAGACACTTGTCTGCTCTGAAGAGAGTCATCAATAGCCCGGGAAACAGTTTCAACAGTGCCTCTGGCTGCGCACGGATCAGACCTCTGCGCTGTGGGCGCAAGGGTCCACACGGGAGTTAGGACACGGCCCCGGGGTCTTAATCGGCTCACAAGTTGATTAAAAACTCATAAACTTTGGTAATATATGACATTCTGCGACATACTGGCTGAAAATTACCTGAACACGGGAGGTAATACTTTGTTAATATTGACTCCAGGACAGCTTGAAGCCACTCAAAAACCTTTATTCTGTAGCGTCTCTACAAACGCTCCTACACCAAGTTAAAGCCGTTCATGCCTGTGTGATCAACATAGTGGTGAGTCTGCCtcgctctgcagtttttgtATGTGCACTCTGCAGTGTGCAGCCTGCTGGAAAGCTGGAGCCAATTAGTCGTCCTCCTACAAATGTCCACATTCACAGGCATCTGTAATCTGTCTCACCTCAGATTGATCCATGTGTATTTTCAAAATGTAACTGATGATCGCCGTTGTGGTTTGCCTCCCTCTCTGGTCTGGTAGCGTGCGATGGCGCACAGGCACTACTTGAACTTTAATCTTTGCTACATCCTCATTctttctgtaaaaatgtgttgATGGTGTGTTTTCGTGACTGTCTCCTCGCAGGATGAACAACCGAGATCGCAGGAGAATCTACAAGATGGTGGCTGCCATGTTCCTCCTGGCTGTGGTGGCGCTGACTGTAGTCCAGAGAGGGAGCATCAACATGGGGGCTTCTTTTGAACTGGAGAGGCACATTCGTATGGACGACCTGGAGAGAGGAGAGCCTCGAGCGACTGTGGGGGGGGAGTCCGGATCCGATCCCACAGCCAAAGACTTTTGGAAGAGTGACAAAAAGCAGCCATTGCATAAAGTCAGGCCTTCCGAACTTTTCAGAATTACCGAGGACGCCCCCGGCACCTGGAGTGTGGAGGGTTCTAACTGCTCTGCAAACGCCAACCTGTCGAGTCACGACTGGTTTGCGAGTCTTGAGCAGAATTTCAAGAGGTTTGTGCTCTATCAGCACTGTCGTCACTTCCCGATGCTCATCAACCATCCAGAGAAGTGCAAAGGGGACGTGTTTCTCCTCATGGTGATAAAATCTGTGGCCACTCAGTACGACCGCAGGGAGGCCATCCGGAAAACCTGGGGCAAAGAGCAGATGGTCGATGGCAAACGGGTCAGGACTCTTTTCCTCCTCGGCCAATCGGCTAATCAGGAGGAAAGACAGCACCATCAGAAGCTGGTGGAGTTCGAGAACCAGATATATGGGGATATTCTCCAGTGGGATTTCGAGGACACCTTCTTCAACCTGACGCTCAAAGAAACTCACTTCCTCAAGTGGTTCCACGTGCACTGCCACAGCGTCCGCTACATCTTCAAGGGGGACGACGACATCTACGTCAGCGTCAGCAACATGATCGAGTTCCTGGCACTAGGCGACCACGGTAAGAACTTGTTTGTGGGGGACGTAATTTTTAAGGCTAAACCCATTCGCAAAAAGGAAAGTAAATACTACATCCCTGAGACTCTGTACAACAAGACCTACTACCCACCATATGCTGGTGGAGGAGGGTTCATCATGGATGCGTCACTGGCACGCAGACTGCACTGGGTGGCGAAGAGCATGGATCTCTACCCCATCGACGATGTGTATTTGGGCATGTgtctggaggtcctggaggtcgTCCCCGTAAAACACATGGCCTTTAAGACGTTTGGCTTggtgaaaaacaaagagagcAGGCTGAACAGAGAACCCTGTTTCTTCAGGAGCATGATTGTCGTGCACCGGCTGCTCCCGCCAGACCTCGTGCACATGTGGAATGTCGTCAACAGCGACCTCGTCTGCTCACAGAAAGTGGAGATTCTATAGCTTGACGGGGAAATAAGGACAGCAACTACACGGAGGGCAGAACCTGTGTGGATACAAGTTTGGATCACAAGCGTAAAAGTTTCTGGAAAATTCCCCTTTACCAGAAGGACTGTAAGCAACAGGTTCTACGAGTTATTCCCCTTTTGGATAACATAGTTTCGGCATACTTGCATGGTCCTACAATTTCCTCTATGTGGAGTTTTCCCACCAACCCAAAGTTACCTGGACTAATTTGTGACTCTGTGGAAGATGGCTGGGTAAAAATGGCTCCCAGAGCAGCCCATGCTAACACTAAAGACATTGAAATGTTTAAAGAGGTTCTGGAAGAAAAGCTTTTGTTGTTCTTCTGACTTGACCAAAAACCTAAGTGAGCGGCTCGATCGCCTGGTCATATCTGGTCAACCATCACCCTTTAACATGGTGTCGGCATTAGCGCCGGCACCATCGCTGTCAGGCCGACAGGTTTCAGTTACAGGAAAAGTCACTTGACCAGGTGGG
Coding sequences within it:
- the b3gnt7 gene encoding UDP-GlcNAc:betaGal beta-1,3-N-acetylglucosaminyltransferase 7 isoform X1, which translates into the protein MMNNRDRRRIYKMVAAMFLLAVVALTVVQRGSINMGASFELERHIRMDDLERGEPRATVGGESGSDPTAKDFWKSDKKQPLHKVRPSELFRITEDAPGTWSVEGSNCSANANLSSHDWFASLEQNFKRFVLYQHCRHFPMLINHPEKCKGDVFLLMVIKSVATQYDRREAIRKTWGKEQMVDGKRVRTLFLLGQSANQEERQHHQKLVEFENQIYGDILQWDFEDTFFNLTLKETHFLKWFHVHCHSVRYIFKGDDDIYVSVSNMIEFLALGDHGKNLFVGDVIFKAKPIRKKESKYYIPETLYNKTYYPPYAGGGGFIMDASLARRLHWVAKSMDLYPIDDVYLGMCLEVLEVVPVKHMAFKTFGLVKNKESRLNREPCFFRSMIVVHRLLPPDLVHMWNVVNSDLVCSQKVEIL
- the b3gnt7 gene encoding UDP-GlcNAc:betaGal beta-1,3-N-acetylglucosaminyltransferase 7 isoform X2, whose translation is MNNRDRRRIYKMVAAMFLLAVVALTVVQRGSINMGASFELERHIRMDDLERGEPRATVGGESGSDPTAKDFWKSDKKQPLHKVRPSELFRITEDAPGTWSVEGSNCSANANLSSHDWFASLEQNFKRFVLYQHCRHFPMLINHPEKCKGDVFLLMVIKSVATQYDRREAIRKTWGKEQMVDGKRVRTLFLLGQSANQEERQHHQKLVEFENQIYGDILQWDFEDTFFNLTLKETHFLKWFHVHCHSVRYIFKGDDDIYVSVSNMIEFLALGDHGKNLFVGDVIFKAKPIRKKESKYYIPETLYNKTYYPPYAGGGGFIMDASLARRLHWVAKSMDLYPIDDVYLGMCLEVLEVVPVKHMAFKTFGLVKNKESRLNREPCFFRSMIVVHRLLPPDLVHMWNVVNSDLVCSQKVEIL